In Ovis canadensis isolate MfBH-ARS-UI-01 breed Bighorn chromosome 3, ARS-UI_OviCan_v2, whole genome shotgun sequence, one DNA window encodes the following:
- the SLC66A3 gene encoding solute carrier family 66 member 3 codes for METLLWFCNWSTLGVCAALKLPQISAVLGARSSRGISLPSLLLELAGFLVFLRYQCYYEYPLLTYLEYPILIAQDLILLLCVFHFNGDVRRAAPYIIVCVSAWFLLTLQQWILDLAMNLCTFISAASKFAQLQYLWKSRDSGAASALTWSLASYTCATRIMTTLMTTNDLTILTRFVIMLALNTWVTATILHYRKTDMKSE; via the exons ATGGAGACGCTGCTGTGGTTCTGCAACTGGAGCACGCTGGGCGTGTGCGCGGCGCTCAAGCTGCCGCAGATCTCGGCCGTGCTGGGGGCGCGCAGCTCGCGGGGCATCAGCCTCCCGAGCCTGCTGCTGGAGCTGGCGGG GTTCCTGGTCTTCCTCCGGTACCAGTGTTACTATGAGTACCCGCTGCTGACATACCTGGAGTACCCCATCCTCATCGCACAAG ATCTCATCCTCCTGCTGTGTGTCTTCCACTTCAATGGGGATGTGAGACGGGCAGCGCCGTACATCATCGT CTGCGTGTCTGCTTGGTTCCTCCTCACTCTGCAGCAGTGGATCCTAGATCTGGCCATG AACTTATGCACTTTCATCAGTGCGGCCAGTAAGTTTGCACAGCTCCAGTACCTGTGGAAGAGCAGGGACTCAGGAGCAGCAAGCGCTCTGACGTGGAGCCTCGCTTCTTATACTTGTGCAA caAGAATAATGACAACTTTAATGACCACCAATGATCTTACAa TTCTTACACGTTTTGTGATCATGCTGGCCTTAAACACATGGGTAACTGCTACAATACTTCACTACCGGAAGACCGATATGAAGTCTGAATGA